The Solibacillus sp. FSL R7-0668 genome includes the window TTGTGGTAACACACGATGCATCCATAATATTAATTCATCTGAAGCTTCTCCAAGAGTTGCTAAATCAAAGTCAATAATTTTTACATCATTTGCTGAAATCATAAAATTATGGTGTACTACATCCCCGTGTAATATTGTGAGCGGTTCGAAATTTCGCTGACTTTGCTCAATTGCGTTTAATGCCTCAAACGCTTCCTTTACAAGGACTTCATAATGATTGTGGAGCAAGCCCTTTAATGCCTCTTCTTGCGCAACAAAACGTTCAAATCTGCGCTGCCACTTTTGGAACAACTGATAATTGGGCAATACGTCTTGTGACCAATTGATTTTATCCGTTGATTTGTGTAGCGTCTCCAGAGCTTGCAAGGCTAGTATTTGATGCCCTCTTTTTTCATAGTTTACGCTCGTACCGTCAATCCATTTTTGCTTTAAAATATGACGATCTTCATTGTGCTCAAGTGGCACATGGTACGGAAAATCAATATTTTCTAACTGTTGATGAACGTATTTCACTTTTTGTGCAAGCCATATATCTTCATAATATTTCATAAAAAAACGACCCTTTGGTGAATCCCATTGCCAACAGTTTTCTTTAATTACGATCGACATGACTTATTTTGTGGTGGCATTTGGTGCATCGGGTGCGTTTGATGCATTTGCGGCATCTGTGGCATCTGTGGCATTTGATGCATCTGCGGCATCATATATGAAGGATATGGCATCATTTGTGGATGGCAACAAGGGTTCGGCATGCACATCATTTGTTGAATTTCTTCATAATAATGCTGTAATTGCTGCTCTTGATCAGAGCAGTCACATTTTCTCATTGGTGATTCTTCTTCTCGCATGATTGGTAGCATCGGCATCGGCTCTTCCATTGGCATACGGTGACAGTGTGGGCATCGAGGCATTGGCATCATTTGTGGCATGCAATGATGCATCATAGGCTGCTCAATAAATATCGGCTGCTGTGGTGGTTGCTGAATATAGATGGGCTGTGGGTGAATTACTTGTGGTTGCGGCATTGGCATTGGCATCGGCATCGGTTGTGGGACGGCTTGTGGCATAGGTTGTGGTT containing:
- a CDS encoding LysM peptidoglycan-binding domain-containing protein, with protein sequence MRVHIVQKGDTLWKIAKQYAVGFEELKRLNAHLTNPDYIVPGMEIYLPNSAPKKEVQVPHVEKEHQKPMKETQVQVQPPKPTPTPVPTPLPAPQMQRPLWQGDLYFQPPIPQPMPMPNWQTHVHVQPSIEQNVTASQPQPMPQAVPQPMPMPMPMPQPQVIHPQPIYIQQPPQQPIFIEQPMMHHCMPQMMPMPRCPHCHRMPMEEPMPMLPIMREEESPMRKCDCSDQEQQLQHYYEEIQQMMCMPNPCCHPQMMPYPSYMMPQMHQMPQMPQMPQMHQTHPMHQMPPQNKSCRS
- a CDS encoding phosphotransferase, with the translated sequence MKYYEDIWLAQKVKYVHQQLENIDFPYHVPLEHNEDRHILKQKWIDGTSVNYEKRGHQILALQALETLHKSTDKINWSQDVLPNYQLFQKWQRRFERFVAQEEALKGLLHNHYEVLVKEAFEALNAIEQSQRNFEPLTILHGDVVHHNFMISANDVKIIDFDLATLGEASDELILWMHRVLPQTKYNLAKLMKTHPYLQTAKHKLHYLNFPNEILRESLFYLKLNQRQKLSCYPFIQSIVRDWLKYKAPLKSTIQTMMK